The Rathayibacter caricis DSM 15933 genomic sequence TCCGCGTCGAGGACTCGCCCGAGGTCTACGCCGACGCCGACGCGATGGCGGGCCTCGACGTCGTCGTGCAGTGCGTGACCATGTCGGAGGCGTCGCCCGCCGCGATCGCGGGCCTGCGCGCCGCGGTGGCCGGCGGCACCGGGTTCACCGGCTGGCACGGCGGCATCGCCGACTCCTTCCGCGCCTCCTCCGACTACCTGCAGCTCGTCGGCGGCCAGTTCGCCACGCACCCCGCGGTGGCGGAGGGGAGCGAGGACGCCTTCCGTCGGCACCGGATCGAGTTCACCGGCGTCGAGCACCCGATCACCGCCGGGCTCGAGGACTTCGAGCTCGTGACCGAGCAGTACTGGGTGCTGCACGACGATCTCAACGACGTGCTCGCCACGACCACGCATCCCGCCGAGGCCTGGCAGGAGTGGCACCGCCCCGTCACGTCGCCGGCGGTCTGGACCCGGGACTGGGGGCGCGGGCGCATCGCGGTGAGCACCCCTGGGCACAGCGTCGAGGTGCTGCGGCATCCGACGGTGCGCACGCTCGTGGAGCGCGGGATCCTCTGGACCGCGCGAGTGCTCTGATGCGAGTGCTCTGACCCGGCCGCCCCGCCCCGAATCCTCCGACGCCGGCTGCTCCGCTCAGCCCCCGCCGACCTCGACCGAAGGACCTCCCCATGACCGACCGCCTCCGCGTCGTCGCCGCCACCCCGATCAGCGACGAGCTGATCGCCCGCGTGGTGGAGCTCGAGCCGCGCGTCGACTTCGTCGCCGATCAGAGCCTGCTCCCGCCGATGCGCCACCCCGGCGACCACGGCGGTGATCCCGCCTTCGAGCGCACTCCCGAGCAGCAGGCCGCGTTCGACGAGCTCGTCGACTCCGCCGAGGTCCTCTACGGCGTCCCGGACGAGACGCCGTCGGCCCTCGCGCGCACCGTCGCCGCGAACCCGTCGCTGCGCTGGGTGCAGACGATGCCGGCGGGCGGCGGCGGCCAGGTGAAGGCGGCTGGGCTCGACTCCGACGCGCTCGAGCGGATCGCGTTCTCGACGAGCGCGGGCGTCCACTCCCAGCCGCTCGCCGAGTTCTCGGTGTTCGGACTGCTCGCCGGCGCCAAGTCGCTGCCGAGGCTCCAGGAGCTGCAGCAGCGGAAGGAGTGGGGCTCGCGCTGGACGATGGGCCTGATCTCGGAGCAGACGATCCTGATCGTCGGACTCGGGACCATCGGCCGGGCCACCGCGCAGAAGCTCCAGGGACTCGGCGCGCGCGTGATCGGCACGAGTCGGCACGAGGACTCCGTCGAGCACGTCGACGAGATCGTGCGGCCCGACGCGATCGCCGAGGTGGCCGAGCGGATCGACGGGGTCGTCGTGACGCTGCCCGGCACCTCCGCCACCGAGAAGCTGGTCGGCGCCGCGTTCTTCGAGGCGCTGCGGCCGGGAGCGACGCTCGTCAGCGTCGGCCGCGGCACTGTGATCGACGAGGACGCGCTGCTCGCGGCACTCGACGACGGCCGCGTCGGCTGCGCGGTGCTGGACGTGACCGCGCAGGAGCCGCTCGCCGCGGACAGCCCGCTGTGGACGCATCCGGCCGTGCTGATCAGCCCGCACACCGCGGCGCTGAACTCCGCCGAGGACCGGCTGATCGCCGAGCTCTTCGCGCGCAACGCGACGCGGTTCCTCGACGGCGAGGAGCTGATCAACCGCGTCGACACGGTCGAGTTCTACTGAGTCGGGCGGGCCGCCGTGCTCGGCTCGGCGATACGTCGCGGAGGGTCGCCCGGATCGTGAAACGGCGGCCGTCCGCGACGGATCGGGCCCCGTCCTCGACGGCCGGGGGAGGTCCTTCGCGCACCGGGATCGGCGCCGCGGACCTCCGAATCGCCTCCACAGGCCCCCGGATCGGCTACGATCCGGGCCGATCAGGGCGATGCGGCCACCGCGGAGGGCCTCGACGGCCTACCGTTGCACCATGGCGTCAACCGAAACACCCGATACCGCCCCCGAGGATCAGAGCGCGACCGCGGCTCAGAGCGCCTCCGAGGCTCCGACCACCGAGGCCCCCGCCGCTCCCGCCGCCGCGGCCTCCGACGAGCCCCGCTCGCTCACCTTCTCCGACCTGGGCCTCAGCGAGCCCGTTCTCAAGGCTCTCAAGGAGGTCGGCTACGAGACGCCCTCGGCGATCCAGGCCGCGACGATCCCGTCCCTCCTCTCGGGCCGCGACGTCCTCGGCGTCGCCCAGACCGGCACCGGCAAGACGGCCGCGTTCGCGCTGCCGATCCTCTCCCGGCTCGACGTCTCGCAGAAGACCCCGCAGGCCCTCGTGCTCGCGCCCACCCGCGAGCTCGCGCTCCAGGTGTGCGAGGCGTTCGAGCGCTACGCGTCGGCCCTGCGCGGCGTGCACGTGCTCCCCGTCTACGGCGGCCAGGGCTACGGCACCCAGCTCTCCGCGCTGCGCCGCGGCGTCCACGTCGTCGTCGGCACGCCCGGCCGCATCATGGACCACCTCGAGAAGGGCACCCTCGACCTCTCGGCGCTGAAGTACCTGGTGCTCGACGAGGCCGACGAGATGCTCAAGATGGGCTTCGCGGAGGACGTCGAGACGATCCTCGCCGACACCCCCGTCGAGAAGCAGATCGCGCTGTTCTCGGCGACGATGCCCTCGCAGATCCGCCGCATCTCGGGCAAGTACCTCAAGGAGCCCGAGGAGATCACGGTCAAGAACAAGACCACGACCTCGGTGAACACCACGCAGCGCTACCTGATGGTGTCGTACCCGCAGAAGGTCGACGCTCTCACCCGCATCCTCGAGGTCGAGAACTTCGA encodes the following:
- a CDS encoding D-2-hydroxyacid dehydrogenase, with amino-acid sequence MTDRLRVVAATPISDELIARVVELEPRVDFVADQSLLPPMRHPGDHGGDPAFERTPEQQAAFDELVDSAEVLYGVPDETPSALARTVAANPSLRWVQTMPAGGGGQVKAAGLDSDALERIAFSTSAGVHSQPLAEFSVFGLLAGAKSLPRLQELQQRKEWGSRWTMGLISEQTILIVGLGTIGRATAQKLQGLGARVIGTSRHEDSVEHVDEIVRPDAIAEVAERIDGVVVTLPGTSATEKLVGAAFFEALRPGATLVSVGRGTVIDEDALLAALDDGRVGCAVLDVTAQEPLAADSPLWTHPAVLISPHTAALNSAEDRLIAELFARNATRFLDGEELINRVDTVEFY
- a CDS encoding ThuA domain-containing protein produces the protein MPETTRTRSALVVRGGWEGHQPVEATDLFLPFLEEQGFAVRVEDSPEVYADADAMAGLDVVVQCVTMSEASPAAIAGLRAAVAGGTGFTGWHGGIADSFRASSDYLQLVGGQFATHPAVAEGSEDAFRRHRIEFTGVEHPITAGLEDFELVTEQYWVLHDDLNDVLATTTHPAEAWQEWHRPVTSPAVWTRDWGRGRIAVSTPGHSVEVLRHPTVRTLVERGILWTARVL